The DNA sequence CAGCGCCAGCGATTGGTTTATCGTGGAGTAACCGTTAAGTTCAATGCAAGGGCGACCCGGCGGGTCGCCCTTGCACGTCGTCATCGCGTCACGTAGGGGAGGGTTTGAAACCCGCCCCTACTTGTAACATCCACCAACCGTTGTAGGGGCCGACCCATTGTCGGCCCGCTTTTTATAATCGACAAGACTCGGGCGAACACATAGGTCCGCCCCTACATGATTGGAATCCGTAGGGGCAATCCCCTGTGGTTGCCCGGGTAATCGACGCCTCATCGAGGCGTCTCTACCCACAGGGCGCTGGTTGCGGATGTTCATCCGCAACTGGTATTGGGCAGATATTTATCTGCAAATAAACCACCGCACAGAATGTTTTTTCTATCACCCCTGCATGCCGAAGAAAATCGGGCTCAGATAGGGGATGAGCCAGATCGCCCACACGACCACGCTGAAACGGTGAAACGTGTGGATCATGCGCGTGTCTTTTCGCAGCAGCACGATCGTGGCCCACGTGGCGTGAACCAGCATCAAGACGATGGCCAACGTACCGGAAATGCCGTGCACGTCGAAGGTCATCCCGCCGGCCATGTCGAACATCATCCCCGTGCCCCACGTGTCACACGCGAATCCCATCCAGAAGAAAATCAAATGCCAGGGTTTCAGCTTTCCGGCGATTCGTTCGCTCCACACGCCAATACTGTAAAACAAGAGCGCCAAGTTTATTATGATCGCGGCTGATCCCATAATCCGTGTCCAACCTCCCAATCAAGTACAAAGATTATAAACAAGATACTGGCAAAGAAGCGAAGTATCTGATCTCAGGAACTCACGAAGCAGCGGATGCTTTCTGCGCCAGGATGGCCATCAGACCGGTGGACGCGGTCCAGATCTGCCCATCAAAAGAAGGCTCCAGGGACACCTGCCCGAAGCCACACGTCCGCAGCGTAGACAGATACTGATCGTCTGTATACGCCTGCATCGTTTCCGGATGGCGAGTCACCTCGCTCGTCACGGCATCAATGACATAGTAACGCTTGATGGTGGTCTGGCTGTCTCCATCCCACATACTCTCTTCGAGGTAGAGATACGGTTGATCCGAAAATAGACCGTTTTCTGCGGTGTACCAGAATGCAGGCTGCGCGCCCATGTCCACGACGACTTCGTAGGTATGCGGCTCGAGCAGCAGATATCCATCGGGTTTCAAAGCGCGATGGATCCTGGTCAGGATCTCCCGAGCCACCTCAGGGCGGAATACGTTGAACTCTCCGTAGATCAGCATCACCAGGCCGTAGCCCTCACCGAATTCCGCCTCACGGATGTCCTGCAGATGATAGGCACAATCCAGACCCGATTCCTGCGCCTGCTGTTTTGCGTAGGCAATGGAGGCAGGTGAGAAATCGATACCCACACATTTATGACCCAGTCTCGCCAGCCGGCTGGTGTACAATCCCGGCCCGCAGCCCAGATCGAGGATGCGTGTTGGTTTACCTGCGAGCACATGCTCATGAATCCACTGGACTTGACCATCGATGATCTCGAAAACGCGGCTGGCAGCATCATGCTCCTGAGAGAGATGTTCCTTGAGCATGCGCTGGCTGAATTCCGGGTCATTCCAGGGGATCTTCTCGCCCTCCGCCCACGGCGCGGGCTGAGGCTGCCTGCGTATGATATCGATCAGATTCAAGAAAAATCCTTTCGCAATTAAAACAGGTTTCTGATTAGATTGTAAAGCTTTAACGGATGAGATTCAGCGCATAATCCGCCTGGCCGCAGTGCACGACGAAATGCGTCAGCATGCGCAGTACGTGATAGGCGAGCGACTCGTATTCCCTGCCGCACGGCGTGGTGTACGGCTGCGTGATTCGCTCGACGTCGACCGCCGCAGCCGCCTGTTTGGCGACCTCCACGGCCGCAGTCAAATCCGAGACCACCTTTTCCTTCGATAACCCGGTTTCGCTGAATTCCCGCTCCCGATCGCGCGCGTACCCGTTGGCCAAAAGGCCCGCACCGAAATAGTGGTTGAGATTGCCGGTCAGGTGCCTGGCCAGCGTGCCGATCGAGTTCGGAATGCCGCCTTCCACCGACCAGAGTTGTTCCTCCGTCAGCGGCTCGATCAATTCGATCAATCCCTGGGCGTAGCGCTCGATTTCTCTGGCGGACAGTTCGATGATGCGTGTGTCAGACATACGGAACCCTCACGCTAATAATTTCGGGCGGACCACTTGTCCGCCCCTACACATCACCCGATGCTGGTTGCGGATATTCATCTGCAACCGATGGACGAGGGAAGCATATCCCTCGCCAGCGATAATTATAGGGCGACCCGGTGGGTCGCCCTGGATATAGATCCGTGCGTCTCTACTGCGGACTCTCCAGGAGATCGCCCAGGTGATGCTTCAGGTGTCGCAGGTAGTCGTCGATGACGAATTCCAGCGTGACGGGTTCCGCCCTGCCGATGCTGCACGCCCTGGAGAGCGCCGATTTCGGGATGCGCTCGATGACGTGACTCAACTGGCGGTTGTACGCCGTCCAAAGCGCGACCAGATTCTCCCAGTCCGCCTCGTCGTAGCGCTGCACCCGCACCCACTCTTCCGGATCGTACGGCGGGAAGCTCGCCGCCTTGTCGCTGCACCCCCGCACGAAACGCTGGTGGTTGTTGGCCGCCGAGTCGATCAGATGGCCCAGGATTTCCTTCTTCGACCAGCCATCCGCCTCGGCCCGCCGGGAGACTTCCTCCTCCGGCATGCCGGCCAGACGCTTCCCGGCTGCATCGACGATCGCTCGAAGTTCGTTCGCAATCTCTTTCATGGTTTCACTCCACAGCCCGATCGATCGCTTCGCTGACCGCATCGATGTCCGCCGGCAGCTCCACCGGTGGATTTGCGTAGCGCGACTCCACGCCGTCCAGCGTACCCTCGTGGTAGCCGACTTTGAAATCGGTGAATTTCAAACCGTGCGCCGTGGAGATCACCACCACCCGGTCGGAAGAGGTGATCTGGCCGCGTTCGACCATCTTGAACAATCCTGCCAGCGCCACGCCGGTGTGCGGGCAGCAGTACATGCCGCGCCGGTCGGCGCGGGCGGCGGCGTTGGCCAACTCGTCCTCCGTGGCCTGCTCGACCACGCCGTCGAATTCCTTCAGCACTTTCACGGCGCGCTCGTAGCTGACCGGATCGCCGATCTGGATCGCGCTGGCCA is a window from the Anaerolineales bacterium genome containing:
- a CDS encoding HsmA family protein, which translates into the protein MGSAAIIINLALLFYSIGVWSERIAGKLKPWHLIFFWMGFACDTWGTGMMFDMAGGMTFDVHGISGTLAIVLMLVHATWATIVLLRKDTRMIHTFHRFSVVVWAIWLIPYLSPIFFGMQG
- a CDS encoding class I SAM-dependent methyltransferase, encoding MNLIDIIRRQPQPAPWAEGEKIPWNDPEFSQRMLKEHLSQEHDAASRVFEIIDGQVQWIHEHVLAGKPTRILDLGCGPGLYTSRLARLGHKCVGIDFSPASIAYAKQQAQESGLDCAYHLQDIREAEFGEGYGLVMLIYGEFNVFRPEVAREILTRIHRALKPDGYLLLEPHTYEVVVDMGAQPAFWYTAENGLFSDQPYLYLEESMWDGDSQTTIKRYYVIDAVTSEVTRHPETMQAYTDDQYLSTLRTCGFGQVSLEPSFDGQIWTASTGLMAILAQKASAAS
- a CDS encoding DinB family protein, which translates into the protein MSDTRIIELSAREIERYAQGLIELIEPLTEEQLWSVEGGIPNSIGTLARHLTGNLNHYFGAGLLANGYARDREREFSETGLSKEKVVSDLTAAVEVAKQAAAAVDVERITQPYTTPCGREYESLAYHVLRMLTHFVVHCGQADYALNLIR
- a CDS encoding DinB family protein, producing MKEIANELRAIVDAAGKRLAGMPEEEVSRRAEADGWSKKEILGHLIDSAANNHQRFVRGCSDKAASFPPYDPEEWVRVQRYDEADWENLVALWTAYNRQLSHVIERIPKSALSRACSIGRAEPVTLEFVIDDYLRHLKHHLGDLLESPQ